One Roseiconus lacunae genomic region harbors:
- a CDS encoding phosphatidylinositol-specific phospholipase C/glycerophosphodiester phosphodiesterase family protein, with protein sequence MSNHSFAVTFRSTVTLAFLLITSALLARQTTAAEPLPQAHAHNDYRHENPLADALSYGFCSIEADVFLIDGELLVAHDLHEVKAERTLQALYLDPLRERVEKNGGRVFAEGPLVTLLVDFKSEGESTYKVLETILKDYHGMLCHIESGRYVEGAVQVVVSGNRPIETMQAATSRYGFVDGRKDNLDKKTYPKALMPLISDRWTSLFKWRGKGPISDAEQAKLEQMVQQAHANGQRVRFWATPENEDVWKVLADAGVDHINTDQLERLARFLRTR encoded by the coding sequence GTGAGTAATCATTCGTTTGCAGTGACGTTTCGTTCCACTGTTACACTGGCATTTCTGTTGATCACAAGTGCCCTACTGGCCCGTCAAACGACCGCGGCCGAACCGTTACCACAAGCACACGCGCACAATGATTATCGGCATGAGAATCCGCTGGCCGATGCACTCTCGTATGGTTTTTGCAGCATCGAAGCCGATGTGTTTCTGATCGATGGCGAATTGCTCGTCGCACACGACCTTCATGAGGTAAAAGCGGAACGGACGTTGCAGGCGTTGTATTTAGATCCGCTACGCGAACGAGTCGAAAAGAATGGTGGACGTGTCTTTGCAGAGGGACCTCTCGTGACATTACTCGTCGATTTCAAGTCCGAGGGTGAAAGCACCTACAAGGTGCTGGAAACGATTTTGAAAGATTACCATGGCATGCTTTGCCATATCGAATCGGGGCGGTATGTCGAAGGCGCTGTTCAAGTCGTTGTCTCGGGAAATCGTCCGATCGAGACGATGCAAGCAGCGACAAGTCGCTACGGGTTTGTAGACGGTCGCAAAGATAACCTTGACAAAAAGACCTATCCCAAAGCACTTATGCCGCTGATCAGTGATCGCTGGACGAGTTTGTTCAAGTGGCGAGGTAAGGGCCCGATCTCCGATGCCGAGCAAGCGAAGTTGGAGCAAATGGTGCAGCAGGCACACGCCAACGGGCAACGCGTTCGCTTTTGGGCGACTCCGGAAAACGAGGACGTTTGGAAAGTCTTGGCAGATGCCGGTGTCGACCATATCAATACCGACCAGCTCGAACGGTTGGCGCGTTTCCTTCGTACACGCTAG
- a CDS encoding S1C family serine protease has protein sequence MNERSKICVTVALVAGLVAAFLFVDDLNAQNMLDFRDTVRKAEASIVRVIVEPGTEMLPQHAESDANAETLNEDNEGDAPPPKLQLKELEPFPPNANANPNLAVPIRRARDLNSAAFAASENVVLAYVEQPVAHVKVVTNEGEELDGRVVAFDYVTGLAAIEVEDVVLVPLVISVAPAEPGLPVVAVHRDTRTIRVTAGTVATSRIPRESGVGPVPEIHFLATPNVPGTPVLDHQGIVVGILVPSQSGGLVCSDASTAMRLLNAADAPVPQVLKRGLVGIQFESSGTLVLEVSANSAAERAGLRAGDLVEQVGDQPVRTSTDVIAAVEMARSGETIDVVVSRDGERKSFPVTLQEHPQQWLPPSDGLSESARQIFRLENGRITPIPEDDLRRFEQFDQMFRNFDVPQLRGWRQLPPVEDPGDGPDESLEELRRQMEQLRQR, from the coding sequence ATGAACGAGCGTTCAAAAATCTGTGTCACTGTCGCACTCGTCGCCGGACTGGTGGCAGCCTTCCTCTTCGTTGACGACCTGAACGCTCAAAACATGCTCGACTTTCGCGATACGGTTCGAAAGGCGGAAGCGTCGATCGTACGCGTCATCGTCGAACCCGGTACGGAAATGCTTCCACAGCATGCCGAATCTGACGCAAACGCCGAGACGCTCAACGAAGACAACGAGGGGGACGCCCCGCCACCGAAGTTGCAGCTCAAAGAACTTGAGCCGTTCCCGCCAAATGCAAACGCCAATCCCAACTTGGCCGTGCCTATCCGGCGTGCACGTGACTTGAACAGTGCCGCCTTTGCGGCCTCCGAAAACGTAGTACTCGCCTATGTTGAACAGCCCGTCGCTCACGTGAAAGTGGTCACTAATGAGGGTGAGGAGCTTGATGGTCGCGTCGTTGCATTTGACTACGTCACAGGATTGGCAGCCATCGAAGTCGAAGATGTTGTACTCGTACCGTTGGTGATCAGCGTCGCCCCGGCCGAACCGGGCTTGCCCGTCGTCGCGGTCCACCGCGACACGCGGACAATTCGTGTCACGGCAGGCACAGTCGCGACGAGCAGAATTCCACGTGAATCAGGCGTCGGGCCGGTTCCTGAGATTCATTTCTTAGCCACACCCAATGTCCCCGGGACTCCGGTGCTGGATCACCAAGGCATTGTCGTTGGGATCTTGGTCCCTAGCCAGAGCGGCGGACTGGTATGCTCGGATGCGTCTACCGCAATGCGTTTACTCAACGCCGCAGACGCACCCGTGCCTCAAGTACTGAAACGAGGCTTGGTAGGGATTCAATTCGAAAGCAGTGGCACATTGGTCCTGGAAGTCAGCGCGAATTCAGCCGCTGAACGCGCGGGATTGAGGGCCGGAGACTTGGTCGAGCAAGTGGGGGACCAGCCCGTCCGAACGTCAACGGATGTGATCGCCGCTGTCGAAATGGCTCGTTCCGGTGAAACAATCGATGTGGTGGTTTCGCGCGATGGCGAAAGAAAGTCTTTCCCGGTGACGCTGCAGGAACATCCACAGCAATGGCTCCCACCGAGCGACGGTCTCTCTGAATCCGCGCGGCAGATCTTCCGACTTGAGAACGGACGGATCACGCCAATCCCAGAAGATGATCTTCGACGGTTTGAACAGTTCGATCAAATGTTCCGCAACTTCGATGTCCCACAACTAAGAGGCTGGCGACAACTGCCACCGGTGGAAGATCCCGGAGATGGTCCCGACGAATCACTCGAAGAGCTTCGCCGCCAAATGGAACAACTGCGTCAACGCTAA
- a CDS encoding ABC transporter permease, translated as MWLLRIAWRNFCYRSLSSLLTTISLALGVALVVMVLAIFGIVTEAFSRNAQVGYNLVVGPKGSALQLTLNSVYYLSRPIENLPFTEYMEYFPAEERAAMVRRFGGDPALGERDGVYASYVAGGGFAIPLALGDYLKEFRVVGTTPDFFERLRHGPTLEEKFTFREGRALKTHSEEYGYFEAVLGSRVARQMGLSVGDTFQNNHGDPEGKGHGQGFTVVGVMDPTGTPNDRAAFVNLEGFYLLDGHAKPIEEGAVIEPATEAIADAGGHKPLTIPEREVTSILVRTGMPMLGVVLENQVKESVRAQAAAPVGEIARLMDAIIGPMLTALLVITLITCVVAAVGVLVAIYNSMNDRRRDIAVMRALGARRETVTGVILMESLLIATIGAISGWVLAHVAIWIFSGEIEDRTGVQVGILTTSSYEGWLFPLVALLALLAGFLPAWSAYRTDVGTNLSA; from the coding sequence ATGTGGCTGCTTCGAATCGCCTGGCGAAACTTTTGTTATCGCTCCCTGTCCAGCTTGTTGACGACGATTTCATTGGCACTTGGGGTGGCTTTGGTCGTGATGGTGTTGGCAATTTTTGGGATCGTCACCGAAGCATTTTCGCGTAATGCTCAAGTCGGCTACAACCTGGTCGTTGGCCCCAAAGGCAGCGCCCTGCAATTGACACTCAACAGTGTTTATTACCTGAGCCGCCCGATCGAGAACCTGCCGTTCACCGAGTACATGGAGTATTTCCCGGCAGAAGAACGCGCGGCAATGGTCCGTCGCTTCGGTGGGGATCCGGCGCTTGGCGAACGCGATGGGGTCTACGCCAGTTATGTCGCCGGCGGTGGCTTTGCGATTCCGTTGGCGCTCGGCGATTACCTGAAAGAGTTTCGCGTGGTCGGCACAACGCCTGACTTTTTTGAACGGCTGCGACACGGCCCAACGCTGGAAGAGAAGTTCACCTTCCGCGAAGGGCGTGCGCTGAAAACCCACTCCGAAGAATACGGATACTTCGAAGCGGTGTTGGGTTCACGCGTGGCACGCCAAATGGGCTTGTCGGTCGGCGATACCTTTCAAAACAACCATGGCGATCCGGAGGGCAAAGGACACGGCCAAGGTTTTACCGTGGTGGGGGTGATGGATCCGACCGGGACGCCCAATGACCGAGCGGCCTTCGTGAATTTGGAAGGTTTTTACCTGCTCGATGGACATGCCAAACCGATCGAAGAGGGGGCCGTCATCGAGCCGGCAACCGAGGCGATCGCTGACGCGGGAGGCCACAAGCCGCTGACAATCCCCGAACGCGAAGTCACATCGATTCTTGTCCGTACGGGAATGCCAATGCTGGGCGTTGTTCTGGAAAACCAAGTCAAGGAGAGCGTCCGGGCACAGGCCGCCGCGCCGGTCGGCGAGATCGCACGACTGATGGATGCCATCATCGGACCGATGCTAACGGCGTTGTTGGTAATCACACTAATCACATGTGTCGTCGCCGCCGTTGGGGTGTTGGTCGCAATCTACAACTCGATGAATGACCGTCGCCGTGATATCGCGGTGATGCGGGCTTTGGGGGCCCGCCGCGAGACCGTGACGGGAGTGATTCTGATGGAAAGCCTGTTGATCGCGACGATCGGGGCGATTTCCGGTTGGGTCTTGGCACACGTGGCGATTTGGATATTTAGCGGCGAAATCGAAGATCGCACCGGTGTCCAAGTCGGAATCCTGACGACCAGTTCCTATGAGGGCTGGTTGTTCCCATTGGTCGCCCTGCTAGCTCTGCTTGCCGGTTTTTTGCCCGCCTGGAGTGCTTATCGGACCGACGTGGGGACAAATTTGTCGGCCTAA
- the pckA gene encoding phosphoenolpyruvate carboxykinase (ATP) yields MFDLSQYEIEVKKIFRNASPAALYEEALRYEKNATLADTGALIAYSGDKTGRSPKDKRIVKHSDSENDVWWGTVNIGLDEQVFCVNRERAIDYLNTRQRLYVLDAFAGWDPKYRIKVRVICARPYHALFMHNMLIRPTREELETFGEPDCVIINAGAFPANRYTTGMTSKTSVDLSLERREVVILGTQYAGEMKKAVFTLMNYLMPKDGVLPMHCSATCDPETDSSSVLFGLSGTGKTTLSADPKRGLIGDDEHCWTDHGVFNIEGGCYAKAIYLTREAEPQIFDALRYGAVLENVVYDQADHHVDFDDSSITENTRGAYPIEYIPNAKIPCISGQPTDVIFLTCDAFGVLPPVSRLTPEQAEYHFISGYTAKVAGTEVGVTEPEATFSPCFGGPFLVWHPGKYAELLSERIQRYDTNVWLINTGWSGGAYGVGARMKLAYTRAIVDAIHAGELKDAPLQQEPCFGLNMVTKCPNVPDKILIPRQTWADGDAYDATAKKLAKLFHDNFQSYADGVSEKVRHAGPSPS; encoded by the coding sequence ATGTTTGATTTGAGTCAGTACGAGATCGAAGTCAAAAAGATCTTTCGCAATGCCTCACCGGCCGCGCTCTACGAGGAAGCCCTGCGGTACGAGAAAAATGCCACGCTCGCCGATACCGGGGCACTGATCGCCTACTCGGGCGATAAAACCGGTCGTTCACCGAAAGACAAACGGATCGTCAAACATTCCGACTCCGAAAACGATGTCTGGTGGGGCACCGTCAACATCGGTCTTGACGAACAAGTCTTCTGCGTCAACCGAGAACGCGCGATTGACTACCTAAATACCCGCCAGCGCCTGTATGTGCTCGACGCCTTCGCGGGCTGGGATCCGAAGTACCGGATCAAAGTCCGCGTGATCTGTGCCCGTCCCTATCATGCGCTTTTCATGCACAACATGCTGATACGGCCGACGCGCGAAGAATTGGAAACCTTCGGTGAACCGGATTGCGTGATCATCAATGCCGGCGCTTTCCCGGCCAACCGATACACCACGGGGATGACCAGCAAAACCAGCGTGGACCTGAGCCTGGAACGACGCGAGGTCGTGATCTTGGGCACCCAATATGCCGGCGAAATGAAAAAAGCGGTCTTCACGCTGATGAATTACCTGATGCCGAAAGACGGCGTCTTGCCGATGCACTGCTCGGCAACCTGTGACCCAGAAACGGATAGTTCGTCGGTTCTCTTTGGGCTTTCTGGAACAGGGAAAACAACGCTTTCGGCGGATCCGAAGCGAGGCCTGATCGGCGATGACGAACACTGCTGGACCGATCACGGTGTGTTTAATATCGAAGGCGGTTGCTATGCCAAAGCGATTTACCTCACCCGTGAAGCCGAGCCGCAGATCTTCGATGCACTTCGCTACGGCGCGGTCCTTGAGAACGTGGTCTACGATCAGGCCGATCACCATGTCGATTTCGACGACAGTTCGATCACCGAAAACACTCGCGGCGCGTACCCGATCGAGTACATCCCCAACGCCAAGATCCCTTGTATCTCGGGGCAACCGACCGATGTCATCTTCCTAACCTGCGATGCCTTCGGAGTCTTGCCGCCGGTCAGTCGTTTGACCCCCGAACAGGCAGAGTACCACTTTATCAGCGGTTATACCGCCAAGGTCGCTGGGACCGAAGTTGGTGTAACAGAACCGGAAGCCACGTTTTCGCCCTGCTTCGGAGGACCGTTTCTAGTTTGGCATCCTGGGAAATACGCCGAGCTATTGTCCGAACGAATCCAGCGCTACGACACGAACGTTTGGCTGATCAACACAGGATGGAGTGGTGGTGCGTATGGCGTCGGGGCCCGGATGAAGTTGGCGTACACCCGTGCGATCGTGGATGCGATTCATGCGGGAGAACTCAAAGACGCGCCGTTACAGCAGGAACCATGCTTCGGATTGAACATGGTGACGAAGTGCCCTAATGTTCCGGATAAGATCTTGATCCCACGCCAGACCTGGGCGGACGGCGACGCCTATGACGCGACGGCAAAGAAGTTGGCCAAACTGTTCCATGACAACTTCCAATCGTACGCCGACGGTGTCAGCGAAAAGGTTCGCCATGCGGGACCGTCACCAAGTTAA
- the lipA gene encoding lipoyl synthase, producing MAFRLPVVADPVIPEGTDLSGSGRLPRWLKRPIPKSNANHMTAGLLDELKLETVCDNAKCPNRMECYSQQTATFMILGNVCTRPCGFCAVHRGRPPALPESDEPERVAEAAARLGLKHVVITSVTRDDLPDGGADHYYRCVVAVRERTGATTEVLTPDFVNCRESLHRVIEAKPTVFNHNMETVPRLYRRVRGPKSEYAWTLSMMKKVKEYDPEVKTKSGLMLGLGEERGELLDALADLREYDVDFLTLGQYLQPGEKYLPVVRYVPPEEFEELAEIAKGMGFKKVASGPFVRSSYHARDMAETDC from the coding sequence ATGGCTTTTCGTCTCCCTGTCGTCGCCGACCCTGTCATCCCCGAAGGTACCGATCTAAGCGGTAGTGGCCGTTTGCCACGATGGCTGAAACGTCCGATTCCCAAAAGCAACGCCAACCACATGACGGCGGGCTTGTTGGATGAGTTGAAACTGGAAACGGTTTGCGACAACGCGAAGTGTCCCAATCGGATGGAGTGCTACAGCCAGCAGACGGCGACGTTCATGATTCTGGGCAACGTGTGCACACGTCCGTGCGGATTTTGCGCCGTCCACCGCGGGCGACCACCGGCGTTGCCCGAATCGGACGAACCAGAACGCGTCGCCGAAGCCGCGGCACGTTTAGGGCTCAAACACGTAGTGATCACCAGCGTCACCCGCGATGACTTGCCCGACGGCGGTGCCGATCACTATTACCGTTGCGTCGTCGCGGTTCGAGAACGCACCGGCGCGACGACAGAAGTCCTCACGCCGGATTTTGTCAATTGCCGTGAGTCGCTCCATCGGGTGATCGAAGCAAAGCCGACCGTATTCAACCACAACATGGAAACGGTCCCACGGCTTTATCGTCGCGTGCGAGGCCCCAAAAGCGAATACGCATGGACCCTTAGCATGATGAAAAAGGTCAAGGAGTATGATCCCGAAGTCAAAACGAAAAGCGGTCTAATGCTGGGCCTTGGCGAAGAACGCGGGGAACTGCTCGATGCCCTTGCCGATCTGCGTGAATACGACGTCGACTTTTTGACGCTAGGCCAATACCTGCAACCGGGCGAAAAATACCTGCCCGTCGTCCGCTATGTCCCACCGGAAGAGTTCGAAGAACTCGCCGAAATTGCCAAAGGCATGGGATTCAAAAAGGTTGCCAGCGGGCCGTTCGTCCGCAGTAGCTATCACGCCCGTGACATGGCCGAAACCGACTGCTGA
- a CDS encoding 3-keto-disaccharide hydrolase produces the protein MKKSLLLSLGLLAAIAGPLPAESPEGFVDLFNGENLDGWHGRPHFSPIKFAELSDEERATKVAEWTKDASEHWTVENGELVNDGHGAYLVTDKDYRDYELHLQYKTVPIADSGIYLKGNPQVQIWDVNNEAQFKHGNQKGSGGLWNNSPGAPGKDPLVKADKPLGEWNDVRILQVGARTSVWLNDQLVVDHAIMENYWNRETPLFVSGPIELQTHGGEIRWRNLKIRELSTEDANKVLADKNTDQFQSIFNGNDLEGWIGATNGYEVVDGAVRCKKGSGGNLLTEKEYANFVVRLEFKLPAGGNNGLAIRSPLKGNPAYDAMCELQVLDSTHPKYANLDERQYHGSAYGMAAATRGFLRPVGQWNFQEVTVNGSKIKVELNGTVILDTDLSQVSEYMADSAHPGKDRPSGHFGFAGHGDAVEFRSLSIQEL, from the coding sequence ATGAAAAAAAGCCTCCTATTGTCCCTCGGATTGTTGGCTGCCATCGCCGGGCCATTGCCCGCCGAGTCGCCAGAAGGGTTCGTTGATCTGTTCAACGGAGAAAACCTCGACGGATGGCACGGTCGTCCGCATTTCAGCCCGATCAAGTTTGCCGAGCTGTCCGACGAAGAGCGAGCGACGAAGGTAGCTGAATGGACGAAGGACGCCAGTGAACACTGGACCGTCGAAAATGGTGAACTCGTCAACGATGGTCATGGTGCCTACCTGGTCACCGATAAAGACTACCGCGACTACGAGCTCCACCTGCAATACAAGACGGTACCGATTGCCGATAGCGGCATCTACCTGAAAGGTAATCCTCAAGTTCAAATCTGGGACGTCAACAACGAAGCTCAGTTCAAACACGGCAACCAAAAAGGTAGCGGTGGACTTTGGAACAACAGTCCCGGGGCTCCCGGAAAAGATCCACTCGTCAAAGCTGACAAGCCGCTCGGCGAATGGAACGACGTCCGTATCCTGCAAGTCGGTGCACGCACTTCGGTTTGGTTGAACGATCAATTGGTCGTCGACCACGCGATCATGGAAAACTACTGGAATCGTGAAACTCCGTTGTTTGTCAGCGGTCCGATCGAATTGCAAACGCATGGCGGTGAAATCCGTTGGCGAAACCTGAAGATTCGTGAACTCTCTACCGAAGACGCCAACAAGGTCTTGGCCGACAAAAACACTGACCAGTTCCAGTCGATCTTCAACGGCAATGACCTCGAAGGCTGGATCGGTGCGACCAATGGCTACGAAGTTGTCGACGGCGCGGTCCGCTGTAAGAAAGGTTCGGGCGGTAATTTGCTGACCGAAAAGGAATATGCCAACTTCGTTGTGCGATTGGAATTCAAGCTTCCTGCCGGTGGCAATAACGGGTTGGCGATCCGTTCTCCCCTGAAGGGCAATCCGGCTTACGACGCGATGTGTGAGCTACAAGTCCTCGATTCGACTCATCCCAAGTATGCCAACCTTGATGAGCGTCAGTATCACGGATCTGCTTATGGAATGGCCGCCGCGACTCGCGGATTTTTGCGTCCGGTTGGTCAATGGAACTTCCAAGAGGTCACCGTCAATGGCAGCAAAATCAAAGTGGAACTGAACGGGACCGTGATCTTGGACACGGATCTTTCGCAAGTGTCCGAATACATGGCCGACAGTGCCCATCCCGGAAAAGACCGCCCCTCAGGCCATTTTGGCTTCGCCGGGCATGGTGATGCCGTGGAATTTCGTAGCCTTTCGATTCAAGAACTGTAG
- a CDS encoding TCR/Tet family MFS transporter, whose translation MNQPESNESIAPEESDSGGSPYTPPVAIEAAEEFSESPNESKRQAGIVFIWITLFIDILGIGIVIPVLPGLVEELSGLSESGAAWYYGVIVASYATMQFLFAPILGGLSDRFGRRPILLVALFGLGIDFIIQGMANSLWLLFVARIISGIFGASFTTGNAYIADISTDDTRARNFGLVGAAFGLGFIIGPALGGLLSVQFSLRAPFFAAAGLALLNWLYGYFILPESLPPQKRRPFSLRNANPFGTIGTLRRYPLVFGLAMVFLLKALAQRGLENVFVLFSGFRFQWNDQTVGFFLCWVGVTAVIVQGGLVRPAVKRFGEGKILLFATMISAISFLGYAFASQAWMLPVIAFFGALGGLAGPAVQSLVTKTVDETEQGEVQGALTSLQGLTSIFAPIIFTSGLFSYFTSAAAPFEFPGAPFLLGAILIFISFFVLLGVLAKHPDH comes from the coding sequence ATGAACCAGCCAGAGTCGAACGAGTCGATTGCTCCCGAAGAGAGCGACTCTGGAGGTTCGCCATACACGCCGCCGGTCGCGATCGAAGCGGCCGAAGAATTCAGCGAGTCGCCGAATGAAAGCAAGCGGCAAGCGGGCATCGTGTTCATCTGGATCACGCTGTTCATCGACATCTTAGGCATCGGAATCGTCATCCCCGTTCTTCCCGGCCTCGTCGAAGAATTATCGGGGCTCTCCGAAAGTGGCGCGGCCTGGTACTACGGTGTGATCGTGGCGTCGTACGCGACGATGCAGTTTCTCTTTGCACCGATTCTTGGTGGGCTATCGGATCGTTTTGGCCGGCGGCCAATTTTGCTCGTCGCGCTCTTTGGCCTTGGCATCGACTTCATCATCCAAGGAATGGCGAACAGCTTGTGGTTGCTCTTCGTCGCCCGGATCATCTCGGGAATTTTTGGGGCAAGTTTCACCACCGGCAACGCATACATCGCGGATATTTCGACAGATGATACTCGGGCTCGGAACTTCGGTTTGGTCGGTGCCGCGTTTGGCTTGGGGTTCATCATTGGGCCCGCGCTCGGTGGATTGCTGAGTGTTCAGTTTTCGCTTCGCGCTCCGTTCTTTGCCGCCGCTGGCCTAGCGTTGCTGAATTGGTTGTACGGTTATTTCATTTTGCCCGAATCGTTACCGCCCCAGAAACGACGCCCGTTTTCACTTCGCAACGCAAACCCGTTTGGGACGATCGGGACGCTCCGCCGCTATCCATTGGTTTTTGGATTGGCGATGGTGTTTTTACTGAAAGCACTTGCCCAGCGTGGATTAGAGAACGTCTTCGTGCTCTTTTCGGGGTTCCGATTTCAGTGGAACGACCAGACGGTCGGGTTCTTCTTATGCTGGGTGGGAGTGACAGCGGTGATCGTCCAAGGCGGCCTGGTCCGCCCGGCCGTGAAGCGGTTTGGGGAAGGCAAAATTCTGTTGTTTGCCACGATGATCTCGGCGATCTCGTTTCTTGGTTACGCGTTTGCTTCCCAAGCATGGATGCTACCGGTGATTGCATTTTTCGGCGCCTTAGGTGGCTTAGCCGGCCCGGCGGTCCAGAGCTTGGTCACCAAGACGGTCGATGAAACCGAGCAAGGGGAAGTACAGGGGGCACTCACTTCGCTTCAAGGGCTGACTAGTATTTTCGCGCCGATCATTTTTACCAGTGGATTATTCAGCTATTTCACCAGTGCCGCGGCGCCTTTCGAGTTTCCCGGTGCCCCGTTTTTGCTCGGCGCGATCCTGATTTTCATCTCGTTCTTCGTCTTGCTGGGTGTCTTGGCCAAACACCCCGACCACTAA
- a CDS encoding RNA polymerase sigma factor has protein sequence MALEQDRHTDEPRLIDRALKGDRSAFTELVRQNQERLFASMLQVTGSPEEAEEVTQDAFIRAFTKLDTFQRNSQFFTWLYRIAFNGALTRRRKKRARVSLDQIREDNGLEIADDNDAVDEEMLRAERVGLVRSAIETLTEEHRRILILREMEDFAYEEIADVLEISIGTVRSRLSRARGQLKKAIETIERQSVTEDES, from the coding sequence TTGGCGCTTGAGCAAGATCGACACACTGATGAGCCACGGCTGATCGATCGCGCGCTCAAAGGAGATCGGTCGGCGTTTACCGAATTGGTACGACAGAACCAAGAACGATTGTTCGCGTCGATGTTACAAGTGACGGGTTCGCCGGAGGAAGCCGAAGAGGTCACGCAGGACGCATTCATTCGAGCATTCACCAAGCTTGATACTTTTCAACGCAACAGCCAATTCTTTACCTGGCTGTACCGTATCGCATTCAACGGCGCCCTGACACGGCGGCGCAAGAAACGTGCCCGGGTGTCACTCGACCAAATCCGCGAGGACAACGGGCTGGAGATTGCGGACGACAACGATGCCGTCGACGAAGAGATGCTTCGAGCCGAGCGGGTGGGATTGGTGCGGTCAGCCATTGAAACGTTAACCGAAGAGCATCGCCGGATTTTGATTCTGCGTGAAATGGAAGACTTTGCGTATGAAGAGATTGCTGACGTTTTAGAAATCTCTATCGGTACCGTCCGCAGTCGACTCAGCCGTGCCCGCGGCCAACTTAAAAAAGCCATCGAGACCATCGAACGGCAATCGGTTACCGAAGACGAAAGTTAG
- the smpB gene encoding SsrA-binding protein SmpB → MAKNKTKKKKGGAAKKSSPQITVVSENRKARHRYEILDTIECGMMLMGSEVKSMREGKLSLDEAHIREKDRELWLFGADIAHYNNAGMWNHDPRRPRKLLLHSVEINKFSGRAHERGHTLIPLKVYFNERGIAKCLMGLVKGKKLHDKRESLKKRDSDRGLQRAMRGRG, encoded by the coding sequence ATGGCGAAGAATAAAACCAAAAAGAAAAAGGGCGGAGCGGCAAAGAAGTCATCCCCGCAGATCACCGTCGTTTCGGAGAATCGTAAGGCACGTCACCGCTACGAAATTTTGGACACGATTGAGTGTGGCATGATGCTGATGGGCAGTGAGGTCAAATCGATGCGAGAGGGCAAGCTGTCTCTCGACGAAGCACACATTCGCGAAAAAGATCGCGAGTTGTGGTTATTCGGCGCTGACATTGCCCATTACAACAATGCCGGCATGTGGAATCACGATCCACGACGCCCACGCAAACTGTTACTACATTCGGTCGAGATCAACAAGTTTTCCGGCCGTGCACATGAGCGGGGGCACACATTGATTCCGCTGAAGGTTTACTTCAATGAACGCGGAATCGCAAAATGTCTGATGGGACTGGTCAAAGGAAAGAAGCTTCACGACAAACGTGAATCACTAAAGAAACGCGATTCAGATCGTGGGCTGCAACGCGCAATGAGAGGCCGAGGCTAA
- a CDS encoding ABC transporter ATP-binding protein, producing MEPTEDPQQPSTENATGGDPVLVIRDLVKTFDQPSGGQLTVLDIQSLVIRTGEQLALIGESGGGKTTLLHLIAGLLTPTSGSIRVANIETTKLSEQGRDRLRAASIGYVFQTFNLLPAFSAIENVQLGMAFGNRPVDAGRARELLGKVGLADRANYRPKQLSVGQQQRVAIARALAGRPKLLLADEPTANVDPASADNVLDLIINSCREEEIALMMVTHSMSVTERFTRVERLESLNRVLHDASA from the coding sequence ATGGAACCGACCGAAGATCCTCAGCAACCGTCCACCGAAAACGCTACCGGCGGCGATCCGGTGCTCGTCATCCGCGACCTGGTCAAGACGTTCGATCAACCGAGTGGTGGTCAGCTTACCGTGCTTGATATCCAATCGTTGGTGATCCGCACGGGCGAACAGTTGGCTTTGATCGGCGAAAGCGGCGGTGGCAAGACGACGTTGCTGCATCTGATTGCCGGATTGCTAACGCCGACATCTGGCAGCATCCGCGTTGCCAACATTGAAACGACGAAATTATCAGAGCAAGGTCGCGATCGATTGCGTGCCGCTTCAATCGGGTATGTCTTTCAAACGTTTAATCTGTTGCCGGCATTTTCGGCGATCGAAAACGTCCAACTTGGCATGGCGTTCGGTAACCGGCCAGTCGACGCCGGTCGAGCCCGCGAGTTACTTGGCAAAGTCGGCCTGGCCGATCGAGCAAATTATCGACCGAAGCAGCTTTCCGTCGGCCAACAACAACGTGTCGCAATAGCGCGGGCATTGGCCGGTCGTCCAAAACTGTTGCTCGCCGACGAACCGACCGCCAACGTCGATCCGGCCAGCGCTGACAACGTCCTTGACTTGATCATCAATTCGTGTCGCGAAGAAGAGATTGCATTGATGATGGTCACGCACTCGATGTCGGTGACCGAACGATTCACCCGCGTAGAAAGACTTGAATCACTAAACCGAGTCTTGCACGACGCTTCGGCCTAG